In Polyodon spathula isolate WHYD16114869_AA chromosome 27, ASM1765450v1, whole genome shotgun sequence, one DNA window encodes the following:
- the si:rp71-39b20.4 gene encoding potassium voltage-gated channel subfamily V member 2: protein MKKLQKRRSSLFANLKIGDAGSFSQSLEEDDNAFPFALDSSVKQWASMKEHRKCGGEENEEGVEEDCEGHWCRTSPRAKQSIINLNIGGRHFKISSRMAARYPCSRIGRLALCRDPVKKLALCDDYSVLTNEYFFDRDPTFFHYIFHFYRCRVLWITEELCPMNFEEEMEYWGLHIKYSPRCCRILFEEKKDEITEDLKIQRELLAQIEPEHDKNFEGMFLGKLRKNIWNLAENPYSSTWAKAFAIVASFFVLVSIVTMTLNTVDEISSGKAYIHQVETICLIFFTAEYLMGLVSTCNIKKFLLSPLNFVDLVAILPFYVQIAFEKIATQMDMNFNEDLETMEQVRKSTKVLKIIRLMRIFRILKLARHSTGLRAFGFTICQCYQQVCCLFLFIGMGIFSFSALMHSVEHDVPGTPFSSMPDAWWWAAVSISTVGYGDTVPESALGRIVAFGCISFGIILNGMPISILFNKFSDYYARLKAQECDANMKPRGKIRLQQRMLRRLSECRRPQTLDSDDESSSRSGGRS, encoded by the exons ATGAAGAAGCTTCAAAAGAGACGCTCCAGTCTGTTTGCTAACCTGAAGATCGGGGACGCTGGCAGCTTCTCGCAAAGCCTTGAGGAGGACGACAATGCTTTCCCCTTCGCCCTGGACAGCTCCGTGAAGCAGTGGGCCTCCATGAAGGAGCACCGCAAATGTGGCGGAGAAGAGAATGAGGAGGGTGTTGAAGAGGATTGCGAGGGGCACTGGTGCCGCACTTCCCCTCGAGCTAAGCAAAGCATAATAAACCTCAACATTGGAGGCAGGCATTTCAAAATCTCCAGCAGGATGGCAGCCCGTTATCCCTGCAGCCGCATCGGACGCCTGGCCCTGTGCAGGGACCCAGTGAAAAAGCTGGCGCTGTGTGATGACTACTCTGTGCTCACAAATGAGTACTTCTTCGACCGGGACCCCACCTTTTTTCACTACATCTTCCACTTCTACCGCTGCAGGGTGCTGTGGATCACGGAGGAGCTGTGTCCGATGAATTTCGAGGAGGAGATGGAGTACTGGGGTCTGCACATAAAGTATAGTCCCCGCTGCTGTCGGATCCTCTTCGAGGAGAAGAAAGACGAGATAACGGAGGATCTCAAGATCCAGCGAGAGCTGCTGGCCCAGATCGAGCCGGAGCACGACAAAAACTTTGAAGGCATGTTCCTGGGGAAGCTTCGGAAGAACATCTGGAACCTTGCAGAGAACCCTTACTCCTCCACCTGGGCCAAAGCGTTCGCCATTGTGGCCAGCTTCTTCGTGCTTGTCTCCATTGTGACCATGACCCTCAACACGGTGGATGAGATTTCCAGCGGGAAGGCCTACATCCACCAAGTGGAGACCATTTGCCTCATCTTCTTCACTGCAGAGTACCTCATGGGGCTGGTCTCCACCTGCAACATCAAGAAGTTCCTGCTCAGCCCCCTGAATTTTGTggacctggtggccatcttgccCTTCTACGTCCAGATAGCCTTTGAGAAAATTGCTACCCAGATGGACATGAACTTTAATGAGGACCTGGAGACCATGGAGCAGGTGAGGAAGTCGACCAAGGTGCTGAAGATCATTCGGCTCATGAGGATCTTCCGCATCCTAAAACTGGCACGCCACTCCACAGGACTCCGAGCGTTCGGCTTTACTATCTGCCAGTGTTACCAGCAGGTGTGCTGCCTCTTCTTGTTCATTGGCATGGGGATCTTCTCCTTCTCCGCGCTCATGCACTCCGTGGAGCACGATGTCCCCGGCACCCCCTTCAGCAGCATGCCTGACGCGTGGTGGTGGGCTGCG GTCAGCATCTCCACAGTGGGGTACGGGGACACTGTCCCAGAGTCTGCCCTGGGCCGCATCGTGGCATTCGGCTGCATCTCCTTCGGGATCATCCTAAATGGCATGCCCATCTCCATCCTCTTCAACAAGTTCTCAGATTACTACGCCAGGCTGAAGGCGCAGGAGTGCGACGCCAACATGAAGCCGCGAGGCAAGATCCGGCTGCAGCAAAGGATGCTGAGGAGGCTGTCCGAGTGTCGCAGACCCCAGACTCTTGACTCTGACGACGAGTCCTCCAGCAGATCAGGGGGGCGCTCCTGA
- the LOC121301141 gene encoding very low-density lipoprotein receptor-like, which produces MLCDGTVDCKDGSDELPDVCGRALCKADEFGCTSGRCVLAQFRCNGMDDCGDGSDEVGCPLCPLGWFRCLDSEACHPETRRCDGVRDCPNGADEAAELCGTLSTPPRTCPSSDFQCGTGECIPQSWRCDRFSDCNDGSDEKECDRDECQEGNAGCSHLCVDLPWGFVCDCPEGMRLVRDTQCEDIDECLEPDVCSQLCVNLNGTHRCECHQGYLKSPKTGECIARGREAMVVFSCDSGIRLLDPSTGKYREISGSLAGAGAIAADIPGNALYWGAPKLGSIYRTAQEGAAVTTPVLNGVGSPQGVAVDWVHRLLYWTDSLARSVNVASLDGDRRKVLIGGLSEPWGVAVQPLSGFLFWSDAGTPARIERAGMDGRGRVTLVSSGVKRPVAIALDPTQPFLYWVDSQLHCISRVGLDGQHRKMILESKDYLGRPFALAVFESRMFWSGDDQHSIYSASKLNGSDLRELVSNVSPRGLVLIHPVLQPEGWNACAGERAVCEFLCVPAPPAHTGAPGFTCLEPGAQHLTQNSSTSLPPPPPPPSPSLCCDAPGTDGTFFSILALIVVLCLLLIGCLVWWWRVEFSSTTSISLHESTFLKQSWDPVEPQSWHETSEREDTFLRLEADID; this is translated from the exons ATGCTGTGTGACGGGACTGTGGACTGCAAGGATGGATCTGACGAGCTCCCAGATGTCTGCG GCAGGGCACTGTGTAAAGCAGATGAGTTTGGCTGCACCAGCGGGCGCTGTGTCTTGGCTCAGTTCCGCTGTAACGGCATGGATGACTGCGGGGATGGGAGTGATGAGGTGGGCTGCCCTCTCTGCCCCCTGGGCTGGTTCCGCTGCCTGGACTCTGAAGCCTGCCATCCTGAGACCAGGCGCTGTGACGGGGTCCGTGATTGTCCAAACGGGGCTGATGAAGCAGCCGAGCTCTGCGGGACCCTGTCGACCCCCCCCAGAACCTGTCCCAGCTCTGATTTCCAATGCGGGACGGGGGAGTGCATCCCTCAATCCTGGAGGTGCGATCGCTTCTCCGACTGCAATGATGGGAGCGACGAAAAGGAGTGCG ACCGCGATGAGTGTCAGGAGGGGAACGCCGGCTGCTCTCACCTCTGTGTGGACCTGCCCTGGGGCTTCGTGTGCGACTGTCCTGAAGGGATGAGGCTGGTGAGGGACACCCAGTGTGAGG ATATAGATGAGTGTTTGGAGCCGGACGTGTGCAGCCAGCTCTGCGTTAACCTGAACGGTACCCACAGGTGTGAGTGCCACCAGGGGTACCTCAAAAGCCCCAAAACGGGGGAGTGCATTGCCCGAG GGCGGGAGGCCATGGTGGTGTTCAGCTGTGACAGTGGGATCAGGCTGCTTGATCCGAGCACTGGGAAGTACAGAGAGATCTCGGGGAGCCTGGCGGGGGCTGGGGCCATTGCTGCTGACATCCCGGGAAACGCATTGTACTGGGGCGCCCCAAAACTGGGCTCTATCTACAG GACCGCCCAGGAGGGGGCAGCGGTGACCACGCCTGTGCTGAATGGAGTGGGGTCACCGCAGGGGGTCGCTGTGGACTGGGTCCACAGGCTGCTCTACTGGACCGACAGCCTCGCCCGTTCCGTCAACGTGGCCTCGCTGGATGGAGACAGACGTAAGGTTCTGATTGGTGGGCTGTCTGAGCCGTGGGGCGTGGCCGTGCAGCCACTGTCTGG GTTCTTGTTTTGGTCAGATGCTGGCACTCCTGCAAGGATCGAGAGGGCTGGCATGGACGGGCGAGGCAGGGTGACTCTGGTCTCCTCTGGCGTCAAGAGACCGGTCGCTATTGCACTGG ACCCCACACAACCCTTCCTCTACTGGGTGGACTCCCAGCTGCATTGCATCTCCCGGGTGGGGCTGGACGGACAGCACCGCAAGATGATTCTGGAATCAAAGGACTACCTGGGGAGGCCCTTTGCACTGGCTGTCTTTGAG AGTCGCATGTTCTGGAGCGGTGATGATCAGCACTCTATCTACAGCGCTTCCAAGCTGAACGGTTCTGACCTGAGGGAGCTGGTCTCGAACGTGAGCCCCAGGGGTCTGGTTCTGATCCACCCTGTCCTGCAGCCAGAGG GTTGGAATGCGTGTGCGGGAGAGAGAGCTGTCTGTGAGTTCCTGTGTGTGCCTGCACCCCCTGCACACACGGGCGCCCCAGGATTCACCTGCCTCGAACCCGGGGCCCAGCATCTCACCCAGAACAGCAGCACATCtcttccacctcctcctcctcctccttctccttctctttgctGTG ACGCCCCAGGTACCGATGGCACTTTCTTCAGCATCCTGGCCCTGATTG TGGTCCTGTGCCTGCTGTTGATCGGCTGTTTGGTCTGGTGGTGGAGAGTGGAGTTCAGCTCCACCACATCCATCTCTCTGCATGAGTCCACATTCCTCAAGCAGTCCTGGGACCCCGTGGAGCCTCAGAGCTGGCATGAGACCTCAGAGCGAGAG GACACCTTCTTGAGGCTGGAAGCAGACATTGATTGA